A DNA window from Solanum lycopersicum chromosome 3, SLM_r2.1 contains the following coding sequences:
- the LOC101249057 gene encoding beta-ketoacyl-[acyl-carrier-protein] synthase III A, chloroplastic, with protein sequence MANTTIAAGPTFSLQHRHQVFGRVGVSTLRHQQGHTLFFTQAVPAIRRKFCPSIGIYQDRQSFSDGTFNSVMCSSSVEGADKVSTDQSRVLRLGNRGCKLIGCGSAVPSLNVSNDDLAKIVDTNDQWISVRTGIRNRRVLSGKDSLTDLAAEAARKALEMAEVDPDDVDLILLCSSTPEDLFGSAPQVQRALGCKSNPLSFDITAACSGFMLGLVSAACYIRGGGFKNVLVIGADALSRYVDWTDRGTCILFGDAAGAVVVQACDIGEDGLFGFDLHSDGGGQRHLNALIKDNETDHAFGTNGSVIGFPPSNSSYSCIQMNGKEVFRFAVRVVPQSIEAALENAGLPRSKIDWLLLHQANQRILDAVATRLEVPPEHVISNLANYGNTSAASIPLALDEAVRSGKVQAGHVIAAAGFGAGLTWGSAILRWG encoded by the exons ATGGCGAATACCACCATTGCCGCTGGTCCTACATTTTCATTGCAACACCGCCATCAAGTATTTGGGAGGGTTGGAGTTAGTACTTTACGGCACCAACAAGGACATACTCT GTTCTTTACGCAAGCAGTGCCTGCTATAAGGAGGAAATTTTGTCCATCTATAGGCATATATCAGGATAGGCAATCGTTCTCTGATGGAACCTTCAATAGCGTTATGTGTTCCAGCAGTGTTGAAGGTGCAGATAAGGTTTCAACGGATCAATCTCGAGTATTGAG GCTAGGTAACAGGGGCTGCAAACTAATAGGATGTGGCTCTGCAGTACCATCTCTAAATGTATCCAATGATGATCTTGCAAAAATTGTTGATACGAATGATCAGTGGATATCTGTTCGGACAGGAATTCGTAACCGTAGAGTTCTTTCAG GCAAAGACAGCTTAACAGATCTGGCTGCTGAGGCTGCAAGGAAAGCTCTTGAGATGGCAGAGGTTGATCCTGATGATGTTGACCTAATTTTGCTATGCAGTTCAACTCCCGAGGACCTTTTTGGTAGTGCTCCACAG GTTCAAAGAGCGCTTGGCTGCAAAAGCAATCCATTGTCTTTCGACATTACAGCTGCTTGTAGCGGGTTCATGTTGGGTTTGGTGTCTGCTGCTTGCTATATCAGAG GTGGTGGCTTTAAAAATGTTCTTGTTATAGGGGCTGATGCTCTATCTCGCTATGTTGACTGGACAGATAGAGGGACCTGTATTCTCTTTGGTGATGCTGCTGGTGCTGTAGTGGTGCAG GCCTGTGATATTGGAGAAGATGGTTTATTTGGTTTTGACTTGCATAGTGATGGTGGAGGTCAAAG GCACTTGAATGCTTTAATCAAAGATAATGAAACAGATCATGCGTTTGGTACAAATGGTTCTGTTATTGGATTTCCACCATCAAATTCCTCTTACTCTTGCATTCAGATGAATGGTAAAGAGGTCTTTAGATTTGCTGTTCGTGTTGTGCCACAATCAATAGAAGCAGCTTTAGAGAATGCAGGTCTTCCTAGGTCCAAAATCGATTGGCTGCTCCTCCACCAG GCAAATCAAAGGATTCTTGATGCAGTAGCAACACGTTTGGAGGTGCCACCAGAACATGTCATATCAAATTTGGCAAATTATGGCAATACGAGTGCTGCATCGATACCCTTGGCACTGGATGAAGCTGTTCGAAGTGGGAAAGTGCAGGCAGGTCATGTCATTGCTGCTGCTGGATTTGGTGCTGGCCTTACGTGGGGCTCTGCAATACTCAGATGGGGCTAA
- the LOC101249339 gene encoding DEK domain-containing chromatin-associated protein 1-like isoform X1 codes for MASEKETLDDKKPEEVIEEQQPKDNDKEKEEESMQVDKKDVESEEEKEESEEEDEEKEEEKPVKKKGKSRGESTEEPVTPITRPTRERKTVERYSESSEARGSTPKPLSIRKGSGTQLKDIPNVAYKLSKRKPDDNLQILHNILFGKKSKVHSLKKNIGQFSGFVWVEDEEKQRRKTKEKLDKCVKEKLLDFCDVLNIPVSRTSAKKDELTVKLLEFLESPHSTTDSLLAEKEQKGKKQKRKGSASKSAGSLDKSVKQKHQKSEVGVKRKRSAKTEEEEANDEQPSDSGDDSDNDDEAPKEGSDQEESGSEKSEKQEEEEEVEEKPKKNKSGEKVNSKKSVKKDSGSKAAEKTKATEKGSPAKSLKSSSTSTPSSSVSKKGASAADSTSKAKKEKAEKKSKKEEIEPVKENSSSKKQSSKSTSKVSEKGKGKSVKKAKAEPSKEELHAVVSIILKKVDFNTATLSDIIRQLGSHFDLDLMHRKAEVKAIITEVINNMSEEEDEDESEGDDAEKSEGESDAEKPEGDDDAEKSDGADSDS; via the exons atggCGTCCGAGAAAGAAACCCTAGATGACAAGAAACCAGAGGAAGTGATTGAGGAGCAACAACCGAAGGATAACGACAAGGAAAAGGAAGAGGAATCAATGCAAGTTGACAAAAAGGATGTTGAATCAGAGGAGGAGAAAGAAGAATCAGAGGAGGAGGacgaagaaaaagaagaagagaaaccAGTCAAGAAGAAGGGGAAAAGCAGAGGTGAGAGTACGGAAGAGCCTGTAACACCAATCACAAGACCAACTAGGGAAAGGAAAACTGTGGAACGCTATTCCGAGTCTTCGGAAGCTAGAGGTTCCACGCCTAAGCCCTTGTCAATTAGGAAG GGTAGTGGTACTCAGCTGAAGGATATACCAAATG tGGCTTATAAACTATCCAAGAGAAAACCTGATGACAACCTGCAAATACTTCACAACATTCTTTTTGGCAAGAAATCAAAG GTACATAGTTTGAAGAAAAACATAGGACAGTTTTCAGGATTTGTTTGGGTTGAGGATGAG GAAAAACAAAGGCGAAAAACCAAAGAGAAGCTGGACAAGTGTGTTAAGGAAAAGCTGCTGGATTTTTGTGATGTCCTCAATATTCCAGTGAGCAGAACTTCTGCAAAGAAG GATGAGCTCACAGTGAAATTATTAGAGTTCCTAGAATCTCCTCATTCTACAACAGATTCCTTGCTTGCTGAGAAGGAACAG AAGGGTAAGAAGCAAAAGAGAAAGGGCTCAGCTAGCAAAAGTGCAGGCTCTTTGGATAAGTCGGTTAAG CAGAAGCATCAGAAATCTGAAGTTGGGGTAAAACGCAAGCGGTCAGCAAAAACTGAGGAGGAAGAAGCTAATGATGAACAACCATCAGATAGTGGTGATGACTCTGACAATGATGATGAAGCTCCTAAAGAAGGAAGTGATCAGGAAGAGAGTGGTTCTGAGAAAAGTGAGAaacaagaggaagaggaagaagtgGAAGAGAAACCAAAGAAAAACAAGTCTGGTGAGAAGGTTAATTCGAAGAAGAGTGTGAAGAAGGATTCAGGGAGTAAAGCAGCAGAGAAGACTAAGGCCACAGAAAAGGGCAGCCCTGCGAAGTCCTTGAAAAGTTCATCAACATCTACCCCTTCAAGTTCAGTTTCCAAGAAAGGTGCTTCTGCTGCTGATTCAACATCTAAAGCCAAGAAAGAAAAGgctgaaaagaaaagtaaaaaagaagaaattgaacCTGTGAAGGAGAATTCTTCAAGCAAGAAACAATCAAGCAAGTCTACTTCAAAGGTTTCTGAAAAAG GAAAAGGGAAAAGTGTAAAGAAGGCTAAGGCAGAGCCCAGCAAAGAAGAATTGCATGCAGTAGTATCAATTATTCTTAAAAAAGTGGATTTTAACACT GCAACTTTATCTGATATTATCAGGCAATTAG GTAGCCACTTTGATCTGGATTTGATGCACAGAAAAGCAGAGGTAAAAGCTATCATCACTGAAGTAATAAATAACATGAGTGAAGAGGAAGATGAGGATGAATCTGAGGGTGATGATGCAGAAAAATCTGAAGGAGAGAGTGATGCAGAAAAGCCTGAAGGTGATGATGATGCAGAAAAGTCTGATGGTGCTGACAGTGATTCTTGA
- the LOC101249339 gene encoding DEK domain-containing chromatin-associated protein 1-like isoform X2: protein MASEKETLDDKKPEEVIEEQQPKDNDKEKEEESMQVDKKDVESEEEKEESEEEDEEKEEEKPVKKKGKSRGESTEEPVTPITRPTRERKTVERYSESSEARGSTPKPLSIRKGSGTQLKDIPNVAYKLSKRKPDDNLQILHNILFGKKSKVHSLKKNIGQFSGFVWVEDEEKQRRKTKEKLDKCVKEKLLDFCDVLNIPVSRTSAKKDELTVKLLEFLESPHSTTDSLLAEKEQKGKKQKRKGSASKSAGSLDKSVKKHQKSEVGVKRKRSAKTEEEEANDEQPSDSGDDSDNDDEAPKEGSDQEESGSEKSEKQEEEEEVEEKPKKNKSGEKVNSKKSVKKDSGSKAAEKTKATEKGSPAKSLKSSSTSTPSSSVSKKGASAADSTSKAKKEKAEKKSKKEEIEPVKENSSSKKQSSKSTSKVSEKGKGKSVKKAKAEPSKEELHAVVSIILKKVDFNTATLSDIIRQLGSHFDLDLMHRKAEVKAIITEVINNMSEEEDEDESEGDDAEKSEGESDAEKPEGDDDAEKSDGADSDS, encoded by the exons atggCGTCCGAGAAAGAAACCCTAGATGACAAGAAACCAGAGGAAGTGATTGAGGAGCAACAACCGAAGGATAACGACAAGGAAAAGGAAGAGGAATCAATGCAAGTTGACAAAAAGGATGTTGAATCAGAGGAGGAGAAAGAAGAATCAGAGGAGGAGGacgaagaaaaagaagaagagaaaccAGTCAAGAAGAAGGGGAAAAGCAGAGGTGAGAGTACGGAAGAGCCTGTAACACCAATCACAAGACCAACTAGGGAAAGGAAAACTGTGGAACGCTATTCCGAGTCTTCGGAAGCTAGAGGTTCCACGCCTAAGCCCTTGTCAATTAGGAAG GGTAGTGGTACTCAGCTGAAGGATATACCAAATG tGGCTTATAAACTATCCAAGAGAAAACCTGATGACAACCTGCAAATACTTCACAACATTCTTTTTGGCAAGAAATCAAAG GTACATAGTTTGAAGAAAAACATAGGACAGTTTTCAGGATTTGTTTGGGTTGAGGATGAG GAAAAACAAAGGCGAAAAACCAAAGAGAAGCTGGACAAGTGTGTTAAGGAAAAGCTGCTGGATTTTTGTGATGTCCTCAATATTCCAGTGAGCAGAACTTCTGCAAAGAAG GATGAGCTCACAGTGAAATTATTAGAGTTCCTAGAATCTCCTCATTCTACAACAGATTCCTTGCTTGCTGAGAAGGAACAG AAGGGTAAGAAGCAAAAGAGAAAGGGCTCAGCTAGCAAAAGTGCAGGCTCTTTGGATAAGTCGGTTAAG AAGCATCAGAAATCTGAAGTTGGGGTAAAACGCAAGCGGTCAGCAAAAACTGAGGAGGAAGAAGCTAATGATGAACAACCATCAGATAGTGGTGATGACTCTGACAATGATGATGAAGCTCCTAAAGAAGGAAGTGATCAGGAAGAGAGTGGTTCTGAGAAAAGTGAGAaacaagaggaagaggaagaagtgGAAGAGAAACCAAAGAAAAACAAGTCTGGTGAGAAGGTTAATTCGAAGAAGAGTGTGAAGAAGGATTCAGGGAGTAAAGCAGCAGAGAAGACTAAGGCCACAGAAAAGGGCAGCCCTGCGAAGTCCTTGAAAAGTTCATCAACATCTACCCCTTCAAGTTCAGTTTCCAAGAAAGGTGCTTCTGCTGCTGATTCAACATCTAAAGCCAAGAAAGAAAAGgctgaaaagaaaagtaaaaaagaagaaattgaacCTGTGAAGGAGAATTCTTCAAGCAAGAAACAATCAAGCAAGTCTACTTCAAAGGTTTCTGAAAAAG GAAAAGGGAAAAGTGTAAAGAAGGCTAAGGCAGAGCCCAGCAAAGAAGAATTGCATGCAGTAGTATCAATTATTCTTAAAAAAGTGGATTTTAACACT GCAACTTTATCTGATATTATCAGGCAATTAG GTAGCCACTTTGATCTGGATTTGATGCACAGAAAAGCAGAGGTAAAAGCTATCATCACTGAAGTAATAAATAACATGAGTGAAGAGGAAGATGAGGATGAATCTGAGGGTGATGATGCAGAAAAATCTGAAGGAGAGAGTGATGCAGAAAAGCCTGAAGGTGATGATGATGCAGAAAAGTCTGATGGTGCTGACAGTGATTCTTGA
- the LOC101249339 gene encoding DEK domain-containing chromatin-associated protein 1-like isoform X3, with protein MASEKETLDDKKPEEVIEEQQPKDNDKEKEEESMQVDKKDVESEEEKEESEEEDEEKEEEKPVKKKGKSRGESTEEPVTPITRPTRERKTVERYSESSEARGSTPKPLSIRKGSGTQLKDIPNVAYKLSKRKPDDNLQILHNILFGKKSKVHSLKKNIGQFSGFVWVEDEEKQRRKTKEKLDKCVKEKLLDFCDVLNIPVSRTSAKKDELTVKLLEFLESPHSTTDSLLAEKEQGKKQKRKGSASKSAGSLDKSVKQKHQKSEVGVKRKRSAKTEEEEANDEQPSDSGDDSDNDDEAPKEGSDQEESGSEKSEKQEEEEEVEEKPKKNKSGEKVNSKKSVKKDSGSKAAEKTKATEKGSPAKSLKSSSTSTPSSSVSKKGASAADSTSKAKKEKAEKKSKKEEIEPVKENSSSKKQSSKSTSKVSEKGKGKSVKKAKAEPSKEELHAVVSIILKKVDFNTATLSDIIRQLGSHFDLDLMHRKAEVKAIITEVINNMSEEEDEDESEGDDAEKSEGESDAEKPEGDDDAEKSDGADSDS; from the exons atggCGTCCGAGAAAGAAACCCTAGATGACAAGAAACCAGAGGAAGTGATTGAGGAGCAACAACCGAAGGATAACGACAAGGAAAAGGAAGAGGAATCAATGCAAGTTGACAAAAAGGATGTTGAATCAGAGGAGGAGAAAGAAGAATCAGAGGAGGAGGacgaagaaaaagaagaagagaaaccAGTCAAGAAGAAGGGGAAAAGCAGAGGTGAGAGTACGGAAGAGCCTGTAACACCAATCACAAGACCAACTAGGGAAAGGAAAACTGTGGAACGCTATTCCGAGTCTTCGGAAGCTAGAGGTTCCACGCCTAAGCCCTTGTCAATTAGGAAG GGTAGTGGTACTCAGCTGAAGGATATACCAAATG tGGCTTATAAACTATCCAAGAGAAAACCTGATGACAACCTGCAAATACTTCACAACATTCTTTTTGGCAAGAAATCAAAG GTACATAGTTTGAAGAAAAACATAGGACAGTTTTCAGGATTTGTTTGGGTTGAGGATGAG GAAAAACAAAGGCGAAAAACCAAAGAGAAGCTGGACAAGTGTGTTAAGGAAAAGCTGCTGGATTTTTGTGATGTCCTCAATATTCCAGTGAGCAGAACTTCTGCAAAGAAG GATGAGCTCACAGTGAAATTATTAGAGTTCCTAGAATCTCCTCATTCTACAACAGATTCCTTGCTTGCTGAGAAGGAACAG GGTAAGAAGCAAAAGAGAAAGGGCTCAGCTAGCAAAAGTGCAGGCTCTTTGGATAAGTCGGTTAAG CAGAAGCATCAGAAATCTGAAGTTGGGGTAAAACGCAAGCGGTCAGCAAAAACTGAGGAGGAAGAAGCTAATGATGAACAACCATCAGATAGTGGTGATGACTCTGACAATGATGATGAAGCTCCTAAAGAAGGAAGTGATCAGGAAGAGAGTGGTTCTGAGAAAAGTGAGAaacaagaggaagaggaagaagtgGAAGAGAAACCAAAGAAAAACAAGTCTGGTGAGAAGGTTAATTCGAAGAAGAGTGTGAAGAAGGATTCAGGGAGTAAAGCAGCAGAGAAGACTAAGGCCACAGAAAAGGGCAGCCCTGCGAAGTCCTTGAAAAGTTCATCAACATCTACCCCTTCAAGTTCAGTTTCCAAGAAAGGTGCTTCTGCTGCTGATTCAACATCTAAAGCCAAGAAAGAAAAGgctgaaaagaaaagtaaaaaagaagaaattgaacCTGTGAAGGAGAATTCTTCAAGCAAGAAACAATCAAGCAAGTCTACTTCAAAGGTTTCTGAAAAAG GAAAAGGGAAAAGTGTAAAGAAGGCTAAGGCAGAGCCCAGCAAAGAAGAATTGCATGCAGTAGTATCAATTATTCTTAAAAAAGTGGATTTTAACACT GCAACTTTATCTGATATTATCAGGCAATTAG GTAGCCACTTTGATCTGGATTTGATGCACAGAAAAGCAGAGGTAAAAGCTATCATCACTGAAGTAATAAATAACATGAGTGAAGAGGAAGATGAGGATGAATCTGAGGGTGATGATGCAGAAAAATCTGAAGGAGAGAGTGATGCAGAAAAGCCTGAAGGTGATGATGATGCAGAAAAGTCTGATGGTGCTGACAGTGATTCTTGA
- the LOC101249339 gene encoding DEK domain-containing chromatin-associated protein 1-like isoform X4, which produces MASEKETLDDKKPEEVIEEQQPKDNDKEKEEESMQVDKKDVESEEEKEESEEEDEEKEEEKPVKKKGKSRGESTEEPVTPITRPTRERKTVERYSESSEARGSTPKPLSIRKGSGTQLKDIPNVAYKLSKRKPDDNLQILHNILFGKKSKVHSLKKNIGQFSGFVWVEDEEKQRRKTKEKLDKCVKEKLLDFCDVLNIPVSRTSAKKDELTVKLLEFLESPHSTTDSLLAEKEQGKKQKRKGSASKSAGSLDKSVKKHQKSEVGVKRKRSAKTEEEEANDEQPSDSGDDSDNDDEAPKEGSDQEESGSEKSEKQEEEEEVEEKPKKNKSGEKVNSKKSVKKDSGSKAAEKTKATEKGSPAKSLKSSSTSTPSSSVSKKGASAADSTSKAKKEKAEKKSKKEEIEPVKENSSSKKQSSKSTSKVSEKGKGKSVKKAKAEPSKEELHAVVSIILKKVDFNTATLSDIIRQLGSHFDLDLMHRKAEVKAIITEVINNMSEEEDEDESEGDDAEKSEGESDAEKPEGDDDAEKSDGADSDS; this is translated from the exons atggCGTCCGAGAAAGAAACCCTAGATGACAAGAAACCAGAGGAAGTGATTGAGGAGCAACAACCGAAGGATAACGACAAGGAAAAGGAAGAGGAATCAATGCAAGTTGACAAAAAGGATGTTGAATCAGAGGAGGAGAAAGAAGAATCAGAGGAGGAGGacgaagaaaaagaagaagagaaaccAGTCAAGAAGAAGGGGAAAAGCAGAGGTGAGAGTACGGAAGAGCCTGTAACACCAATCACAAGACCAACTAGGGAAAGGAAAACTGTGGAACGCTATTCCGAGTCTTCGGAAGCTAGAGGTTCCACGCCTAAGCCCTTGTCAATTAGGAAG GGTAGTGGTACTCAGCTGAAGGATATACCAAATG tGGCTTATAAACTATCCAAGAGAAAACCTGATGACAACCTGCAAATACTTCACAACATTCTTTTTGGCAAGAAATCAAAG GTACATAGTTTGAAGAAAAACATAGGACAGTTTTCAGGATTTGTTTGGGTTGAGGATGAG GAAAAACAAAGGCGAAAAACCAAAGAGAAGCTGGACAAGTGTGTTAAGGAAAAGCTGCTGGATTTTTGTGATGTCCTCAATATTCCAGTGAGCAGAACTTCTGCAAAGAAG GATGAGCTCACAGTGAAATTATTAGAGTTCCTAGAATCTCCTCATTCTACAACAGATTCCTTGCTTGCTGAGAAGGAACAG GGTAAGAAGCAAAAGAGAAAGGGCTCAGCTAGCAAAAGTGCAGGCTCTTTGGATAAGTCGGTTAAG AAGCATCAGAAATCTGAAGTTGGGGTAAAACGCAAGCGGTCAGCAAAAACTGAGGAGGAAGAAGCTAATGATGAACAACCATCAGATAGTGGTGATGACTCTGACAATGATGATGAAGCTCCTAAAGAAGGAAGTGATCAGGAAGAGAGTGGTTCTGAGAAAAGTGAGAaacaagaggaagaggaagaagtgGAAGAGAAACCAAAGAAAAACAAGTCTGGTGAGAAGGTTAATTCGAAGAAGAGTGTGAAGAAGGATTCAGGGAGTAAAGCAGCAGAGAAGACTAAGGCCACAGAAAAGGGCAGCCCTGCGAAGTCCTTGAAAAGTTCATCAACATCTACCCCTTCAAGTTCAGTTTCCAAGAAAGGTGCTTCTGCTGCTGATTCAACATCTAAAGCCAAGAAAGAAAAGgctgaaaagaaaagtaaaaaagaagaaattgaacCTGTGAAGGAGAATTCTTCAAGCAAGAAACAATCAAGCAAGTCTACTTCAAAGGTTTCTGAAAAAG GAAAAGGGAAAAGTGTAAAGAAGGCTAAGGCAGAGCCCAGCAAAGAAGAATTGCATGCAGTAGTATCAATTATTCTTAAAAAAGTGGATTTTAACACT GCAACTTTATCTGATATTATCAGGCAATTAG GTAGCCACTTTGATCTGGATTTGATGCACAGAAAAGCAGAGGTAAAAGCTATCATCACTGAAGTAATAAATAACATGAGTGAAGAGGAAGATGAGGATGAATCTGAGGGTGATGATGCAGAAAAATCTGAAGGAGAGAGTGATGCAGAAAAGCCTGAAGGTGATGATGATGCAGAAAAGTCTGATGGTGCTGACAGTGATTCTTGA
- the LOC101257641 gene encoding omega-hydroxypalmitate O-feruloyl transferase, translating to MENGKHSVAIELTVKQGVPSLVSPAEETEKGPYYLSNLDQNIAVPVRTIYCFKSEEKGNDNAAEVMKDALSKVLVHYFPLAGRLTISQEMKLIVDCSGEGAVFVEAEANCNIEDIGDNTKPDPVTLGKLVYDIPGAKNILEMPPLVAQVTKFKCGGFVLGLCMNHCMFDGIGAMEFVNSWGEIARGLPIKVPPFLDRSILKPRNPPKPEYTHNEFAEIKDISDSTKLYQEEMMYKAFCFDPEKLEQLKAKAKEDGNVTKCTSFEVLSAFIWKARTQALQMKPDQKTKLLFAVDGRSRFDPSIPRGYFGNGIVLTNALCTAAEIVENPLSVAVKLVQEAVKLVTDSYMKSAIDYFETTRARPSLTATLLITTWSRLSFHTTDFGWGEPIVSGPVALPEKEVSLFLSHGKERRSVNVLLGLPASAMKTFEELMEI from the exons atggaGAATGGTAAACACAGTGTTGCAATTGAGCTTACTGTGAAGCAAGGAGTGCCAAGTTTGGTGTCACCAGCAGAGGAAACAGAGAAGGGGCCATATTACTTATCAAATCTTGATCAGAATATAGCCGTGCCGGTTCGAACGATTTACTGTTTTAAATCAGAAGAAAAAGGGAATGATAATGCTGCTGAAGTGATGAAGGATGCTTTGTCAAAGGTTCTTGTTCATTATTTTCCGTTAGCAGGGAGATTGACAATTAGCCAGGAAATGAAACTTATTGTGGACTGTAGTGGAGAAGGTGCAGTGTTTGTTGAGGCAGAAGCAAATTGTAACATAGAAGATATTGGTGATAATACTAAGCCTGATCCTGTTACACTTGGCAAACTTGTTTATGACATCCCTGGTGCTAAAAATATACTAGAAATGCCTCCCCTGGTGGCTCAG GTGACAAAGTTCAAATGTGGGGGATTTGTGCTTGGTTTGTGTATGAACCATTGTATGTTTGATGGGATCGGAGCGATGGAGTTTGTGAATTCTTGGGGTGAAATTGCGAGAGGTTTACCTATCAAAGTCCCTCCATTCCTAGACAGGAGCATACTCAAGCCTAGAAATCCACCAAAGCCTGAGTATACTCATAACGAGTTTGCTGAAATTAAAGATATATCAGACTCTACTAAACTATACCAAGAAGAAATGATGTATAAGGCCTTCTGTTTTGACCCTGAGAAGCTTGAACAACTAAAAGCAAAAGCAAAAGAAGATGGTAATGTTACCAAATGCACTTCATTTGAAGTCCTATCAGCTTTCATCTGGAAAGCGCGAACTCAGGCATTACAAATGAAGCCTGATCAAAAGACGAAACTTCTCTTTGCTGTTGATGGAAGATCAAGATTTGATCCCTCAATCCCACGAGGATATTTTGGAAACGGAATTGTTTTAACTAATGCACTCTGCACCGCAGCAGAGATAGTCGAAAATCCACTTTCTGTTGCTGTTAAGTTGGTTCAAGAAGCTGTTAAATTGGTTACAGACAGTTACATGAAATCAGCTATAGATTATTTTGAAACAACAAGAGCTAGGCCTTCTTTAACTGCTACACTTCTTATTACTACTTGGTCTAGGCTTTCTTTCCACACGACGGATTTCGGGTGGGGAGAGCCTATTGTATCAGGGCCAGTGGCTTTACCTGAGAAGGAAGTTTCTCTGTTTCTTTCTCATGGAAAAGAGAGGAGAAGTGTCAATGTGCTTCTTGGACTGCCAGCTTCAGCTATGAAGACATTTGAGGAACTTATGGAGATCTAA
- the LOC138347691 gene encoding protein SMALL AUXIN UP-REGULATED RNA 16-like — protein sequence MNIGEMFKKLEKYLPMKKVGRENLSKSKSWHGRSTSTIAPEGCFWVYVGPNKEKFVIKTKYANHPSFKKLLEDAEKEYGYSYCQGPILLPCDVDYFYLVLADVINNKENDDSIVCGSCSPLFSPSRRLGNSQMAKGYGSYKSLTPPRSFKRLNSLNYP from the coding sequence ATGAATATTGGTGAAATGTTTAAGAAGTTGGAGAAATATCTACCAATGAAGAAAGTAGGTAGAGAAAATTTGTCCAAGAGCAAATCATGGCATGGGAGAAGCACAAGTACAATAGCTCCAGAAGGTTGTTTTTGGGTTTATGTTGGGCCAAATAAAGAGAAGTTTGTAATAAAAACAAAGTATGCAAACCATCCATCATTCAAGAAATTGCTTGAAGATGCTGAAAAAGAGTATGGTTATAGTTATTGCCAAGGCCCAATTTTGTTGCCTTGTGATGTTGATTACTTCTATCTAGTGTTGGCTGATGTGATCAATAACAAAGAGAATGATGATTCAATAGTTTGTGGATCATGTAGTCCATTGTTTAGTCCTAGTAGGCGTTTGGGTAATAGCCAAATGGCTAAGGGTTATGGTTCTTATAAGAGTCTCACTCCACCAAGATCGTTCAAACGCCTCAACTCTTTGAATTACCCCTGA